GAACAAGGCCAAGGTGTACCAGCACTGTTTGCAGTTTATCAAGATGCCAGTGGTCAGGCACGCGATCGCGCAATGGCATACGCTAAAGGTATTGGTGGGACTCGTGCTGGTATTCTCGAAACTACTTTCCGCGAAGAAACTGAAACTGATTTGTTTGGCGAACAAGCAGTATTGTGCGGTGGTTTGAGTGCCTTAATCAAAGCTGGATTTGAAACTTTAGTAGAAGCTGGTTATCAACCAGAATTAGCTTATTTTGAATGTCTGCATGAAGTCAAATTGATTGTTGATTTGGTTGTAGAAGGTGGTTTAGCCAAAATGCGTGATAGCATTTCCAATACCGCCGAGTATGGTGATTACACTCGTGGCCCTAGAATTGTCACTGACCAAACCAAAGCAGAAATGCGGAAGATTCTCAGCGAAATTCAAACTGGACAATTTGCACGAGAATTTGTTCTAGAAAATCAATCTGGTAAACCTGGTTTTACCGCATTGCGTCGTCAAGAAGCGGAACACAAAATTGAAGAAGTTGGTAAAGAGTTACGTGCAATGTTTAGCTGGTTGAAGAAAGCTTAATACAATTTTTGTTTTGAGATTTCAGATTGTAAAGACGTGAAATTTCACGTCTTTTTCATTGTGGAAGTCTTTTGGTTGCAATTAAGTGCCTTACAGCCTTAACTTAAATCTTGCACCAGTGGTAAAAACCGCCTGGGAATAAATTCCCAGGCTAATAGTTAAAGTCGTCTAAAGACGACTGTCCAATAATAATCATAATTGTAATAGTGGGGAGATAAGCGAAGCTTACTTCTCTCCCTACCCCCCATTACTAAAATTTGATCTCTTTGCTGAGAATTTTAATTTGAGTGTCTGGATAGTAGAATTGCAGAATTTTCGGACTCGACCAACCTAGTTTAGCCAAATTTTGAGCGCCAGTTTGACTTAAGCCGACTCCATGTCCGAGTCCTCCACCAATAAAAGCATATCCCCACAGCCCAGATTGGCTTCTGTTGAGAGGTTCTATGTAAAAAAGCGTACTCACAGGAGCAGCAAAGGCACTACGAACCTCGTCTTTATGTAAATTAAAAGTGCCAATATCTGTTTTTACAGCGAATTCGAGAATGCGTCCGCTGGAACTTCTCTTAACAACAGCCATCGCTTGAATGGTCTTGAATTTGGCATATGGGCTATTTTTCACCCGCAAAAATTTCTGCAAGTCTTTGGTAATATCCTCTAGGCTAGTTTCTTTGTACCAACGAAACATGTCCCAGCTGCTTTCATTAAATCCTTGCTGCATAGTTATAAACTTTTGAAAATTCTTTTCATCTGCTAAACTCTGCTGAGATAAGTTCCAAAAATTAGTAGGAGCATCAATTACTGGGCGCAAATAAGGACGATCTTCACCATTCCAAATATCACTAAAGGAGGCGGTGACACCCCCAGTAGTAGAAGAATATAAAGCATCTACTAGCTCATTTTTATAAGTTAGTACCATATTCCTTGTGGCCGCGATCGCCTGGTCTGTTTTCTTATCTGTGCCACTCAGTCCGTTATAAACTTGACAGTGAGTATCGGCACATAACTGGTAGTTATCGCTAGCAAATCTACGTAAGTTTCTCAAGGCATAAGTCCGGGCGATAATTGCCTGGGCTTCCATCGCCGCCTTTGGGGCATTTGTGCCAATTTCATAAGGCACAACTCCGCGTAAATAAGTTTCTAAGGGTACTTGGTTAACTAAAGTGTATGTCCCGTAGGCGTTGGGCTGTAAATTTAACTGCCCGGCATAAAGCCGACCATTCTCTGGTTTTTCGCTTTTATTCACGCGAATCAAGTTTTTGTCAGTGCTAATCTCTAAGGAATTCAAGTTATAGCGCTTGCCATTGACGACCCAATTAACTTGCGGTATCTGTTTACGTATTTTTGTATCAATATATGCCGTTTCATGGTTAATAGTCTGTATGCCTTGGAATAGCAAACGCCGCAGTAAGGGAGTATTATAAATGTCCCGTTTTGCCCAAACTTGCCAACGTTCTGGCTGGGCTATTTCCACCTCTATTCCCTGAGAACGCCATTTATTCGCACTATCTTCAGCTGTTTCAAAGGTACGGTAAGTACCCAAAACAACAACTTCTTCAATTACAGGTTTCGGTAAAGCTTGCATTACTGTTTCCAGCTTTACGGATTTTTCCGTAAATAGGGTCTGCTCTTTGTTACCTACTTTGAATTTCAATTTTAAGCGATCGCCTTTTGTAGGTTCTAGTTGCAGCTTGGCTGTGGGCTTCTCTCCAAATCGCTGCACAATCCCAATTCTCAGTTTCACATCCTCAATGTTACTCTCCGGCCCCGATGCGGCTGTCAGACCCAATAAACAAAATGTCGTTAGCACAGAGTAAGAAAAACGCCAGAGAGAAAATTTCATGACCTGATTCCACCCCTGAATGTGGCGATGGGGAGCCAGCGCTTTCGGAGGGTTTCCCGACCCAGACGACTGGCGTTGCGGATTTTTCAGTTGCTTTGTAACGTAGTGGTTTTGTCGCATGCGCGCTCCCATGATACCATTACCAGTTTTGCTCCCCAAAACAGTTGCAAAACGAAGTCATTATGACTATGATTTATTTAGAGACACAAAATAGAACTAGTTGAATCAACTCTTATGGTGAGAGTCCAAGAAATTCCATTAAGTCAAATTAACCGGCCGTTGCCCCGTGGCAACGATCCCAAGAAAGTGGAAGCATTAATGGAATCAATAGCAGCCATTGGGCAGCAAGAACCCATTGATGTCCTAGAAGTAGATGGACTGTATTATGGCTTTTCTGGTTGCCATCGCTATGAAGCTTGCCAGCGTTTAGGCAAAGAAACGATTTTAGCCAGAGTCCGCAAAGCTCCCCGCAGCGTTTTGAAGATGCACTTGGCATAGGGAATGGGGCATGGGGCATGGTAAAAATGACCAATGCCCAACATTCAAATAGATATAACCTAATTAGGAGAAAATTATGTCATCTCAGGGAACAATTAAAAATGTAAATATTGGTATAGACGAAGCAAGTAGGGCAAAAATCGCCGAGGGGCTATCTCGCCTGTTGGCTGACACCTACACACTGTACCTGAAAACTCATAATTTCCATTGGAACGTTACAGGGCCAATGTTTCAAACGCTGCATTTGATGTTTGAGACACAGTATACAGAACTAGCCTTAGCAGTTGATTTAATTGCTGAAAGAATTAGAGCGCTTGGCTATCCTGCACCAGGAACCTATAACGAATATGCCAAGCTGAGTTCAATTCCAGAAACTCCAGGAGTTCCCAAAGCTACGGAAATGATCCGCTTACTGGTGGAAGGACAAGAAGCTGTAGTGCGAACTGCACGGTCAATCTTTCCTGTAGTCGAAGAAGTTAACGACGAACCCACGGCTGATCTGTTGACTCAGCGGATGCAAGTGCATGAAAAAACAGCTTGGATGTTGAGAAGTTTACTGGAAGAATAGGGATTGGGGGACTGGGTACTAGGGACTGGGTACTAGGGACTGGGGATTAGGAAAATAGTTACCCATGCCCCATGCCCAATACCCCATGTCCCATGTCCCATGCCCCATGCCCCATGCCCCATGCCCAATAATCCTTTCACCAAAAAGTTGCAAAATTTAATGCAACAAGTGGGTATTTCCAGTTTCAAACAGCTGAGTCGTGCTGCTGGCGTCTCAGAGCGTCAGATTTTGCGACTGCGACAGGGAAAGCTAGAGCAGATGCGGTTAGATGTGCTGCTCAAACTGTCGGCATTGCTAAAAGTGCCATTGAGTGAATTAGTAGCAACTTTTTCGCCAGTAGACTTGGTAAAAGAGAAAGCAGCAACCACTCAGGAATTGTTACAAGAGATTGCAGATTTAAAAACAGAGTACCAGCGATCGCTACTCCAACTAGAACAGCAGCAAGAGTTCTTGTTGCAACAGTTCCAGCATTCCAGTTTACAAATGCTGGAATCTTTGTTATTGCAATGGCCCACAGCAGCCCAGAAAGCGCAGGAAAATCCGCAATTAGCAGCGGTGAAAATAGTCCCCTTGGTGCAAAAACCCTTAGAAAAATTGCTACAAGCATGGGGAGTGGAAGCGATCGCATCGGTAGGAGACGAACTACCTTATGATCCCCAGTTGCACGAATTGATGAAAGGAACTGCACAACCAGGTGAAACAGTCAAAGTGCGTTATACTGGCTACCTTCAAGGCAACAAGCTGCTTTATAGAGCCAAAGTCAGTCCTGTAACAGAAAGTTAGGAGTTAGGAGTTAGGAGTTAGGAGTTATTTCTTCCTAATTTCCCCTGCTCCCCTGCCCCCCTGCCCCCCTGCTCCCCTGCCCCCCTGCTCCGCCCCCTACCCCCCTGCCCATTTGTAAGTTTTGCCATCGCCTGTTGAGTAATCAAAGACATTGGGAATACTAAAACAGCAGAGGCAATAGCCTCAGAAAATTTCCACGCAAAGAGTGATAGTGCATCTTACCTCCAGGCATCGGAGGGTAAAACGCTTACAAACAGGACTTCGGGCATGTACAAGGGTAGCAAAACAAATGAGTCACCTCATGAATTATGGGAACTTCCAAGCAATTTTTCAGTGGAAAATCAGCATAAAAATTTTTCTTTTGCTGTTGTACTACAGCTCCTAAACAGCAGGGATGAACCCATTTTTGTCAAAGACCGGCAACACCGGTGGGTGTTACTCAACGATGCCTTCTGTAAATTTTCAGGGCGTAGCCGAGAAGAACTGATTGGTAAATCGGATTATGACTTCTTGCCGCAAGCACAAGCAGATATTCATAGGGAAAAAGATGAACTTGTTTTCATCACAGGTATTACTAATGAAAATGAAGAATATTTTACTGATATTCAGAATGTGACACGCTTTATTTCTACCAAAAAATGGTTATTTGAAGATGATGCAGGTAATAAATTATTATTTGGTAGTATTCGAGATTTAACACAATATAAGCATCTAGAAGCTGAACTTTCCCAGTCAAAACAGCTGCTACAACTGGTGATAGATAACATCCCCCAAGGAATTTTTTGGAAAGACCGTAATTTCGCTTATCAAGGCTGTAACCAAAAGTGCGCTCGTGACCTATATCTGGATTCACCTGATAATATCGTTGGGTTGAATGATTACGATTTGCCTTGGACAAAAGAACAATCTGACTGTTATCGAGAATGCGATCGCAGTGTGATGGAATCAGGCATACCACAACAGGACATCATGGAAAGACTACACAAGCATGATGGCAAGCACTATTGGTTAAATACCAATAAAATTCCCCTGCGCGATGCCGAAGGTAATCTAGTAGGTATCCTTGGGACTTACGAAGACATCACGGAGCGCAAACTGACTGAGGAAGCATTACGTCAAAGTGAGACAAAATTGCAGAGGCTATCGGCAAATGTGCCAGGAATGCTTTATCAGTTAATACTGCATTCTGATGGCTCGCTTTCGTGCCCTTATGTTAATTCTGGCTCTTATGAGATTTATGAGTTAACACCACAAGAGATTCAAGCTGATCCCAACTCGATAATTACAATTGTCCACCCAGATGAACGTGAAAATTTTGATCAATCCGTCGCTATTTGTACTCAAACCTTAGAACCTTGGCACTGGGAAGGGCGAATTGTTTTGCACACTGGACAAGTCAAATGGGTACAGGCTGCATCTCGCTTAGAACTGCAAGCTGATGGCAATATCCTCTGGGATGGTCTAGTAATGGACATCAGCCGCATTAAGCAGGCAGAGTCATCACTCCACCAAGCTTATACAGAACTGGAAAGACGGGTAGAGGAGCGGACTAAAGAACTGGCACTAAGTAATGAGGCGCTACAGACTGAGATTGCCGAACGGCAACAAGCAGAAGCCGAATTGAGGTCTTCTCAGCAAAGACTAGCTCTTTTGATTCAACAAATACCAGTAGGTGTGATTGAATGGAATATAAACTTTGAGATTCAACAATGGAATCCTGCGGCAGAAAGAATTTTTGGATATAGCAAAACAGAAGCTCTCGGTCGTCATTTTGCGTTTTTAGTTCCTGAGGCTGATAAAGAACAAATCAAGCAGGTAACACTTGCCATTTTGAAGCAAGAAGGCGGAACCTTGAGTGTCAACGAGAACCTCACAAAAGACGAGAGAACAATTATCTGTGAGTGGCATAACAGCCCTTTGGTAGCTATGGATGGCGAGGTGATTGGTGTAGCATCAATGGTGCTTGATATCACTGAACGCAAGCAAGCTGAGCAGAGCCTGATGCTTTACAAGCAGGCTGTAGAAAGCTCAAGTGATGGCATTGCCATAGCGGATGCAACAGAGAATCATATCTATCAGAATGCGGCATTTTCCAAATTGTACGAATGCGAAACGGTAGAGGAATTTATCAAATTTGGTGGTGTCTTTGC
Above is a window of Nostoc sp. UHCC 0702 DNA encoding:
- a CDS encoding ParB N-terminal domain-containing protein, giving the protein MVRVQEIPLSQINRPLPRGNDPKKVEALMESIAAIGQQEPIDVLEVDGLYYGFSGCHRYEACQRLGKETILARVRKAPRSVLKMHLA
- the grpE gene encoding nucleotide exchange factor GrpE, coding for MPNNPFTKKLQNLMQQVGISSFKQLSRAAGVSERQILRLRQGKLEQMRLDVLLKLSALLKVPLSELVATFSPVDLVKEKAATTQELLQEIADLKTEYQRSLLQLEQQQEFLLQQFQHSSLQMLESLLLQWPTAAQKAQENPQLAAVKIVPLVQKPLEKLLQAWGVEAIASVGDELPYDPQLHELMKGTAQPGETVKVRYTGYLQGNKLLYRAKVSPVTES
- a CDS encoding DNA starvation/stationary phase protection protein, with protein sequence MSSQGTIKNVNIGIDEASRAKIAEGLSRLLADTYTLYLKTHNFHWNVTGPMFQTLHLMFETQYTELALAVDLIAERIRALGYPAPGTYNEYAKLSSIPETPGVPKATEMIRLLVEGQEAVVRTARSIFPVVEEVNDEPTADLLTQRMQVHEKTAWMLRSLLEE
- a CDS encoding SpoIID/LytB domain-containing protein; the protein is MRQNHYVTKQLKNPQRQSSGSGNPPKALAPHRHIQGWNQVMKFSLWRFSYSVLTTFCLLGLTAASGPESNIEDVKLRIGIVQRFGEKPTAKLQLEPTKGDRLKLKFKVGNKEQTLFTEKSVKLETVMQALPKPVIEEVVVLGTYRTFETAEDSANKWRSQGIEVEIAQPERWQVWAKRDIYNTPLLRRLLFQGIQTINHETAYIDTKIRKQIPQVNWVVNGKRYNLNSLEISTDKNLIRVNKSEKPENGRLYAGQLNLQPNAYGTYTLVNQVPLETYLRGVVPYEIGTNAPKAAMEAQAIIARTYALRNLRRFASDNYQLCADTHCQVYNGLSGTDKKTDQAIAATRNMVLTYKNELVDALYSSTTGGVTASFSDIWNGEDRPYLRPVIDAPTNFWNLSQQSLADEKNFQKFITMQQGFNESSWDMFRWYKETSLEDITKDLQKFLRVKNSPYAKFKTIQAMAVVKRSSSGRILEFAVKTDIGTFNLHKDEVRSAFAAPVSTLFYIEPLNRSQSGLWGYAFIGGGLGHGVGLSQTGAQNLAKLGWSSPKILQFYYPDTQIKILSKEIKF
- the ilvC gene encoding ketol-acid reductoisomerase; translated protein: MARMYYDEDGNLDLFAGKTIAIIGYGSQGHAHALNLKDSGLDVIVGLYPGSKSTEKAQAAGLTVKNVADAANAADFIMILLPDEVQKTIYKNEIEPNLEEGNVLAFAHGFNIHFGQVVPPANVDVVMVAPKGPGHLVRRTYEQGQGVPALFAVYQDASGQARDRAMAYAKGIGGTRAGILETTFREETETDLFGEQAVLCGGLSALIKAGFETLVEAGYQPELAYFECLHEVKLIVDLVVEGGLAKMRDSISNTAEYGDYTRGPRIVTDQTKAEMRKILSEIQTGQFAREFVLENQSGKPGFTALRRQEAEHKIEEVGKELRAMFSWLKKA
- a CDS encoding PAS domain S-box protein translates to MYKGSKTNESPHELWELPSNFSVENQHKNFSFAVVLQLLNSRDEPIFVKDRQHRWVLLNDAFCKFSGRSREELIGKSDYDFLPQAQADIHREKDELVFITGITNENEEYFTDIQNVTRFISTKKWLFEDDAGNKLLFGSIRDLTQYKHLEAELSQSKQLLQLVIDNIPQGIFWKDRNFAYQGCNQKCARDLYLDSPDNIVGLNDYDLPWTKEQSDCYRECDRSVMESGIPQQDIMERLHKHDGKHYWLNTNKIPLRDAEGNLVGILGTYEDITERKLTEEALRQSETKLQRLSANVPGMLYQLILHSDGSLSCPYVNSGSYEIYELTPQEIQADPNSIITIVHPDERENFDQSVAICTQTLEPWHWEGRIVLHTGQVKWVQAASRLELQADGNILWDGLVMDISRIKQAESSLHQAYTELERRVEERTKELALSNEALQTEIAERQQAEAELRSSQQRLALLIQQIPVGVIEWNINFEIQQWNPAAERIFGYSKTEALGRHFAFLVPEADKEQIKQVTLAILKQEGGTLSVNENLTKDERTIICEWHNSPLVAMDGEVIGVASMVLDITERKQAEQSLMLYKQAVESSSDGIAIADATENHIYQNAAFSKLYECETVEEFIKFGGVFATFTNSAVAQQMWQATISGQSWTGEVEQRSRGGRIMQTFLRSYALKDSTGQNIGLVSAITDITENKRAQDQLLEKEQFLRSVYDGAENPIFVVDVLEDGDFCFSGWNAATEAFTGTKSAHIIGKKLEATAGEIQAGTIRQRYRECLERGVPITYEECLVFQGEENWALTTINPLKNHEGRIYRLVGTTYNITERKRTEAQLKQQKEDLEIAVQELQQTQMHLVQSEKMSGLGQLVAGIAHEINNPVNFIYGNLVHANNYIQNLLEFVQLYQQHYPDPILEIQDLAQEIDLEFLIEDLPRLLNSMKVGARRIQEIVLSLRTFSRMDEADMKEVDIHEGIDSTLMILEHRIKATPNRCAIEVIKEYGNLPLVECYAGQLNQVFMNILANAIDALEERLGKELSQSLIPNTQSPIPQIRIRTQILRPNQVTIAIADNGLGIPELAKKRLFEPFFTTKPIGKGTGMGLSISYQIISQKHGGSLECISQIGSGTEFVITIPLRQE